The following DNA comes from Cytophagales bacterium.
CCTGATCAAAGACTACTGGGGCAAGATCAATTACTCCATCAATCCATTTACCGACGATATTGTCACACAAAACTTCGTGCATCAGAAAGTGCAATTAGGCACCTACTATTCGGATCAGGGGTTGGTGGAATACTTTCCTGCCGGCGTATTGGGAAAAATCACCAGCCGGGTAGTCTTGCAAAATCGTGCCCCTACTTTTTTCATGTCCAATGATGATTCAGGATGGTTCCTTGTAAAATTGGCTAAACCACTCGACGAACCCGGATTCAGGAAAGATCGCGTATTGATACAATTCAAAGATCATTATTCATCACTGAATGATCAGAGGAAATTCATTGTTAAACTTCTGCTTATCCCTGAAAAGATCACCAAAATCGCAGGATATCCCGCCAGAAAAGATTTTGAATCTCTTGGCTGGGTATTTCTCGAATCTGCCAATCCACATACACTGGATGCTACTCGTCCTTCAACACATCCACAGGATTGAGTCGTGCTGCTCCGAAGGAACGGGTACCCATGGTAATCGCCGATACGATAATGGTAATGACAAAGGCACTGAGAATAATTTCCCAACCCAGCGATATGCGGTATTCAAACCCTTCCAACCACTGACTCATGAGGAAATAAGTCACCGAACCGGAGACTATAAATGCGATGATCAAAAGCCAGGTCACTTCTTTGGCGAAAATGGACAGGATTTGCTGTAGGGTTGCTCCTAATACCTTTCGAATGCCTACTTCCTTGCGTTTGGCATTGGCCATGTAATCCGTTAACCCATAAAGTCCCAAAATGCTGATCACCAGTGCAATCAGAACAAAGAACGAGATCCCTTTGGCCATCACCTCTTCAAATTGATAACGACTGGCGATTTCCTGATCGAAGAAATTGTACTCGATGAGCAATTCAGGATACACTTCGTCCCAAATGGTCTCGATACTCGCTAACGCAGCTGACGATTCTGCGCTAGAGGAAAGCTTTAGCGCCATCTCATAAAAACCATCCTCTTCATATCGCATCATAACCGGGATGAGCTCATTTTGTAATGAAAAAGAATTGAAATCCTTCAACACCCCAACGATACGATACTTACCATCCCAACCGCTGGCATGGAGTTCTTTGCCCAGGGCCTCTGTTGGACTACCCAATTCCAATTCCTTCAGGGCTTGCTCAGTGACTAGCACATTGTCGGAAGGGTCATTGGAACGAAGATTTCTGCCACTGACTAATTGCAATTCAAATAAGTCCAGATAGTTTTCATCAATACTCTTGACATTGAATTGCTGATCTTGATCTTTACCAAGTTCGGGGCTAAAATATCGATCAGTATTGTTGGTATTGGCCATAGGACTGCCGAGGTGCACAGATACCTGATCAACCTCAGGCAAACTTTCCAGGCGGACCTTTAAACGTTTTTGACGCTCCAGATCAGGTTCGGGAAACAACAACTGAATGATCCCGTCTGTCTGGTACCCCATGTCATAATCCCGCATGAATCGCATTTGGGAAAAGATCACAATTGCACCGATGATCAATGAAACTGAAAATCCGAACTGTAACCCAACCAGAATTTTCCTGATAGGCAACTTACTTTGCTGGTCGATGTTTGAAACACGGGTTTTGATTGCCACAACTGGCGAAAATTTAGACAGTATCAACGCCGGATAAAGTCCCGAAAGCAGCGTCATTGCGACCAATATTACCGCCGCAAAAGCAATCCACTCCACGGTAGGCATATCTGCCAGACTAAGTGTAGAGTTGATCAGTGAGCTGAATAACATCAGGAATTGTTCACCGAGAATGAATCCAAGTCCAAGAGCAATCAGTACGATCAAAAATGTTTCCATTAAAAACTGTGCGATCAGGTCAATTCGATACCCTCCCATCACCTTTCGAATGCCTACTTCTTTGGCGCGGTGTATGGCCCTGGCAGTGGTCAGGTTGATAAAATTGATACTTCCAATCAGAGCAAGCAAGATGGCCAGGGTGTAAGAAATGATCTTGTAAACCGGTTCAAATGTGACACCACTATAATTACCTACTTTACCGGAATGGATGTCGGACAATGCCTGCACTTCCAGCCAAAAACCCTCAACTTGATTATGTTTCTCAAATGCAATGTTTACATCACGCTGCGTCACTCGAGCATCACTCCCACTGTTTATTTTTAACACACATTGCGTACCGCCATTGAGGCGTCCCCACAACTTGCCTTCTCCATAGTAGGCGTTGACTCCCTCCTGCTTCTCATAGCCCGCAACCATTTCAAAAGGGAAATCTGTGCTTTTAGGAAAGTCCAGGTAAATACCCTTGACAATCAGGGTATGTTTATTGGCTAGATTGATATCGCGCCCAAGTAAAGAGGAATAATCATTCGTTTCAAAAAACTTAAATGCCGTTGACGCAGAAAGATAAACCGCATCAGGATCCGTAATATCCGGAGAGCCTGCCAACCAGTCAAAAGTCAGAATATCATACATGTCTGGTTGTACAAAAGCAATGCGACGCTGCTTGATCTTCTTCAGCCGACCATCATTGGTAGGAATATTGACCTGATCATTGAGCATGTAGACATTGGAAATGGCTTCTACATTGGTCAAATCTTCGCGCAGACCATCGGCCAAAGGGTGAGGCACCGTGGCAGTCATTCCCGACTGATCCCCGATCTGGTAGGAACCTACCAGCCGATAAATCTGATCATAATTGGCCTGATGTGTATCAAAGCGATCCTGGAATCGAATGATAGAATACAAGGTGACAACACAAGCAATCCCTAATGAAAGTCCAATTACGCCCAGAAAAAAATAGGCTTTATTACGAAGCAGGGACCGGTAAGAAGTGACGAAAAAGTTTTTGAGCATGACCTAAAAATAATTTAACCTGATTGCAATATAGTTAATACCATACAAAAACCAGTACCTTTTAATGCAAAGTACCTCCCTACATGAAATTGCTTTTCGCGAATTGTTTTAAATTCGTTATCGCCTAACGCCAATCAATGAGAAAGCTGCCTATTCTACTTTTTCTATGCTTCTGTTCTCTGGTCAACGCTGCACAAGCCCCAACAGATAG
Coding sequences within:
- a CDS encoding FtsX-like permease family protein, producing the protein MLKNFFVTSYRSLLRNKAYFFLGVIGLSLGIACVVTLYSIIRFQDRFDTHQANYDQIYRLVGSYQIGDQSGMTATVPHPLADGLREDLTNVEAISNVYMLNDQVNIPTNDGRLKKIKQRRIAFVQPDMYDILTFDWLAGSPDITDPDAVYLSASTAFKFFETNDYSSLLGRDINLANKHTLIVKGIYLDFPKSTDFPFEMVAGYEKQEGVNAYYGEGKLWGRLNGGTQCVLKINSGSDARVTQRDVNIAFEKHNQVEGFWLEVQALSDIHSGKVGNYSGVTFEPVYKIISYTLAILLALIGSINFINLTTARAIHRAKEVGIRKVMGGYRIDLIAQFLMETFLIVLIALGLGFILGEQFLMLFSSLINSTLSLADMPTVEWIAFAAVILVAMTLLSGLYPALILSKFSPVVAIKTRVSNIDQQSKLPIRKILVGLQFGFSVSLIIGAIVIFSQMRFMRDYDMGYQTDGIIQLLFPEPDLERQKRLKVRLESLPEVDQVSVHLGSPMANTNNTDRYFSPELGKDQDQQFNVKSIDENYLDLFELQLVSGRNLRSNDPSDNVLVTEQALKELELGSPTEALGKELHASGWDGKYRIVGVLKDFNSFSLQNELIPVMMRYEEDGFYEMALKLSSSAESSAALASIETIWDEVYPELLIEYNFFDQEIASRYQFEEVMAKGISFFVLIALVISILGLYGLTDYMANAKRKEVGIRKVLGATLQQILSIFAKEVTWLLIIAFIVSGSVTYFLMSQWLEGFEYRISLGWEIILSAFVITIIVSAITMGTRSFGAARLNPVDVLKDE